The genomic window TTATCCATTTGAGTCGTTTTCCATGCATAAACATTATAAGTTAGTATGACGAGGCGGCAATGATGCACAGAAGTGGACAGATGCAGTGGCTTATTGTGCTACCTGAACTAATAGGAACACAACAAACCTTTCGAATGGACGATTTCCCACTTCTCCGCAATCCTTGGTTTACTGTCACCTGACGTGTTCTCGATATCCCAAAATACTATGGGAAAGATTGTACAACACCATAGCTCCCTGCCAGCGCAGGCTCTTCGTACTGAACCGACATTTTGCCTCAAATCTGCCAGCTAATCAACGTTAGCAGCTGTTAAATCCACTGGTCAAATTCAACCCTGTTTAGCTGGCTAGCCTGTTAGTGTTAGCGCTAACTAGCCTAGCTACCCAGGTAACTAGCTAGCACTGGTTTAGTTGACAACCAAGTCGTGACTTGAAAATAGACGATAGTGCTGTTGTTATATGGTGTATTCACTACGAAATAAATACCAGCATTTTAGTGCCgaagtaaaaaaaaatgtatactgtaCTTCTGCTTCCAAACACCCCAAGTGTTAGCTTGTCAATTAGGGTCGACAGTAGTTATCACAGTAATAATGATGGTTAAACCCCGCCtattttcaagttttaatgtcacatgtacAGGTACAGTGGAATGCCTTTCTTgtaaactcaaaacccaacaatgcaattatcaaTTACAATGTAAAACTAGAAGAAGAACAaaaacacgagaaataagaaatatgaagaacacaataagtaagtaagcatactatatacacagggtcagttccaataccatatttacaatgtgcagggatactggagtgatggaggtagatgtgtataggggtaaagtgactaggaaaCAGGATATAAAGCCCTATTCGGACGGGATTCGTTTTACTGGGGAGGTcgggtaatgtaattatgtgGACGAGCACAAAACACCAAATCTGTCATTaagtcctctgataatactagtcccgtgcgaatcgacatccctgtgttttgagagaaatgtctgaatttgacaggtgttgctcgcggtttgagcaagaaaacaataactgatttgatCAATTGAACAAAGTGCTGCGCATAgcctatatacactgctcaaaaaaattaagggaacacttaaacaacacaatgtaactccaagtcaatcacacttctgtgaaatcaaactgtccacttaggaagcaacactgattgacaatacatttcacatgctgttgtgcaaatggaatagacaacaggtggaaattataggcaattagcaagacacccccaataaaggactgtttttgcaggtggtgaccacagaccacttatcagttcctatgcttcctggctgatgttttggtcacttttgaatgctggcggtgctttcactctagtggtagcatgagacggagtctacaacccacacaagtggctcaggtagtgcagctcatccaggatggcacatcaatgcgagctgtggcaagaaggtttgctgtgtctgtcagcgtagtgtccagagcatggaggcgctaccaggagacaggccagtacatcaggagacgtggaggaggccataggagggcaacaacccagcagcaggactgctacctccgcctttgtgcaaggaggagcaggaggagcactgccagagccctgcaaaatgacctccagtaggccacaaatgtgcatgtgtctgctcaaatagtcagaaacagactccatgagggtggtatgagggcccgacgtccacaggtgggggttgtgcttacagcccaacaccgtgcaggacgtttggcatttgccagagaacaccaagattggcaaattcgccactggcgccctgtgctcttcacagatgaaagcaggttcacactgagcacatgtgacagacgtgacagagtctggagacgccgtggagaacattctgctgcctgcaacatcctccagcatgaccggtttggcggtgggtcagtcatggtgtggggtggcatttctttggggggccgcacagccctccatgtgctcgccagaggtagcctgactgccattaggtaccgagatgagatcctcagaccccttgtgagaccatatgctggtgcggttggccctgggttcctcctaatgcaagacaatgctagacctcatgtggctagagtgtgtcagcagttcctgcaagaggaaggcattgatgctatggactggcccgcccgttccccagacctgaatccaattgagcacatctgggacatcatgtctcgctccatccaccaacgccacgttgcaccacagactgtccaggagttggcggatgctttagtccaggtctgggaggagatccctcaggagatcatccgccacctcatcaggagcatgcccaggcgttgtaaggaggtcatacaggcacgtggaggccacacacactactgagcctcattttgacttgttttaaggacattacatcaaagttggatcagcctgtagtgtggttttccactttaattttgagggtgactccaaatccagacctccatgggttgataaatgtgatttccattgataatttttgtgtgattttgttgtcagcacattcaactatgcaaagaaaaaagtatttaataagattatttcattcattcagatctaggatgtgttattttagtgttccctttatttttttgagcagtgtatgaagggcctacatgtatcaactttcacagtgaatgTTTTTGTTTATACGCAACGTACGAATGAATTGAGCATTGCCAAATGCAGCATTAAAAAATATTGCGCCTATTTAATGcaacccttgctgttaatagatcgcaaagcagcatACAACTGAGCTAAACGTTTGGAAATGACAAATTCACTTTCTCATTCATAGCCTAAAAACGCATATCAAGTGCAAGTGCGCtgtttaaccctaaccttaatcacactgctaaccttatgcctaacatGACATTTTTCGATATAGCCcatttttgactttgtggctgtggtaactagtgacaactagCCGGTTTCGTCTAATTTCCGCCATAAACTGTATTTTCCCCGCCCCCTCAATCTCATTGGTTCTCCCGCCAAACACTGTTTCACTACATGGCCATGAGATGGCGCCAAATATATAGGGTTTGCCTAATGCCTTTACACAAGTAGCTCAGTTTCAGTTTCAATTATTGAATAACAAATAGTAAAGTAACCGACAGAGTATAGAAAAGTGCATCATTATCGTCGTATTAGAACTTCATCAATCATTGAGATTTTATCACACAGTTCAGCTAATTATTTTGTTGTCGTTTGTCGTTATAGCAACCGTTCAAACTGGGAGAAATTGCTTTGTTGCAGTCACGCTCAAGGTGTTGTCTGATCAGCTGTTCCGttgatagctagctagtttactAACTTTAGTCATCATAACGCTACATATCTGTTGGCAATAATGGCCCATTACAGAGTAAGTATACGAAACTTTTCTTCAATGAACTTCCAACACGAGTGGTTTGAAGATGTTTATTTCATGTCCTATGTTTTCACTTGTTACTttgtaactagctaacgttagcaaactGCATTGCATTCATCGATTACTTTGTATCTAGGGTAGCTCTCATTCATTGGAATCAGCAGTATGGTTGTACTAGTTAAACAATTCGTTTTCCAACTTTATGGTCAACCAGGCATATGTGTTGTACTCTGCTTACCTGCCTTGGAAACTGTCAAAAGAAACTGAAGTAGAGCTATCTAGCTACAGCTTTAAATAGCCTATGTAAATATGTTTTGTTAGTCTTCTGATTCTTCTCGTCATCGTTTCTTTCACAGGCTTCAGAATCCAAGAGAGAACAATTTAGAAGGTATCTAGAAAAAGCTGGAGTTCTTGACAGTCTCACCAATGGTAGGCCTCTTTCATAAATTCAAGAACATTACTGGCAAAGTTAATTTAAAATGCATAAAGTCTAAAGTTTCTCATGCGGTATACTTTGATTTTGTACCTCATGTTCATCATTTTGATTCCAAATCCTAACCACTTGCATAGTctatagcaggggtgtcaaacataggCGAGGATGTCCAATCTGGCCCGCACGTGATTTGAGTTAGAAAAAAACTCAATACACTTTAACATTTtagattgacattttagtcacttagcagacaatcttatccagatcgacttacaggaATCAAATGACAAAAAAAGGACAAAAACCAAATCGCAACTGTGTATAAATGATAATGcacctacattcatacagtttcttgactttGTCCAGCTCCCTATAATCaccgaaatgaaagctagacagtcagggagaatagaAAATTCAAAAAACGATGGTAGAGATTACAATTTTTTTTCAGTGCGGCCTCCGGACCTTGTTGAAGAGCGAATGCGGCCCCCGGGGCAAAAtctgtttgacacccctgttctataACAAAAACTTTGACTCACATATCACCACCAATGTCTATAACATTTGTATTGCTGTTTGCAGTATTGGTGGCCCTGTACGAAGAGACAGAGAAACCTAATAATGCTTTGGAGTATCCTTTTGCCTTGGTTTGATAATATTCCGATATGATGACAACAACCATGACCACCATCTCAACTGATCCCATTGATACAGATGGTGCTTGCTGATTCAGGTAGTCACTCATAGCATTGGGCAGAGAAAATACCTTGACTGAAATCTGATGACTACTGCCCCCCCTGGTGCAAAACGATCAAGGGTAGACTTTGTGTACATTACAACAGCCGCACCTAAAATTGTCGTTGTGCATGTGATGTCTTTAAAggctctttttcttattggtctattaactaatttaccgcctggtgatgtcaccaggcaggccaaaaccatcccaccaaaacaggctgaaattccaggcagccttttcaaacagctcttacactaaaaggataTTATCATAatgttcacaatttcacagtattatgccaatctcatagtgtggaaatatatatacatataacacaggacaatcacatttttgactgcactgggtctTTAAAGAGAGTTTAGGGTGTGCCGTGGCTGGCCGAGTGGTAGTGCTGCCGCCCCTGGGACAAATATTGCCTCTGGATGCATGGGTTCAAACCCTGATTGCGCCACTTTCCATTCTATGCACCAGCAGCTCTCCTCTATCGCCCCATCTCAATCACTTCTTGTTCACCGTAGCTATCGACAACAACAAATATAGTTTACACTAGCCTTCACCTAAACCCCAGCTTTCTAAAGCATCACCTTGGTGTGGCTGGTGCTGAGCCAGCAGATGCGGAGGCCCTTCGTCTGGAGCTGACTGAGCTACAGAAGAAGTGGGATCTGCTCATGAAGGAAAACAAAGACCTCAGAAACAGGGTCAGAGAATTGATTATTTTTTTCCAAAATTCAAGGGGTGGTTTCCCGGACCCAGATTAAGTTTAAATTCTCCATTGATCTCGTTTTTAGTCCagaactaggcttaatctgtatctggggaaacattttacatttttacattttagtcatttagcagacgctcttatccagagcgacttacagttagtgagtgcatacatttttcatactggccccccgtgggaaacgaacccacaaccctggcgttgcaagcgccatgctctaccaactgagctacacggaaaCCACCCCCAAATACCCCAAAATATCTAATCTCAGTACGTTGCAAATACCCAACTTTTCTCTACCTTGTTTTACAGCTTCTGCAGTATGAACCAGCACCCGAGGATAAAGCAGCGGAGTAACGGAGTTGGTTGAATTGTTATTTTTGTCCACTGTTTTGAGGAAAAAGGCACTTATAAAGCTATTATTTcttagtagtagtatataacacTATACCCAAGGATGGAAGAACTGTGAATTGCAAAAGCAATGTATTTTTGTTAAGTAATATTTTCTGTGTACAGACACTTGTTCAATCTAAAGCGTAAACtatttctctccaatttcaaGTCAATAAATACTCATTTCAGCAAATATTCCTCATGCAAAGTTATTGTGTTGATGTCTCTCTAGATGGAATTCCAAACTGATCCTTGCCTATTTATTTAAATGGGGTCACCGTGACACACAGGGTCACCGTGACAACAGGCCTGCTACTTCTGGCCTAGTATGGGGTTTGCATTCAAAGCCAATGTTCTTGCCTGTTCCTGTTTGGATTTATAGTTTTATGTCTTGGCAAATTAGTTGTGTTAAAAGATCATCTCAGTAGTAATTAAATCatatttgtactttattttaTAAAGTAAATGTATTATACAATTGTGAATATACAAATCAATGTATGACGTAGTACAATTTCATATAAGGAATAGGCCTATACAAAATCAGTCCCATTTCCTCCCCATCAATATGTATAATTTACATTGTCAAATGATTAGTGGGCTTTGGGCCACAATAATATCAATGCTTTTTCAGGATGGAGGACATCTGCAGTACCGCGACCTGAAAGAAAACAGAACAAGTTGTAAATATTATGTAACTGGTTTAGCCAAAGTCTACATTGAAGTAGTAGTTCAATTATAGTTGAACTGAAATAAGCTGTTGCTTTGTTATTATAGTGGATAGTTTAAATAAAGTTGGCCAGTAGCCTATATCATGAGTAAAGAAACTGTGAATTGGACTGATACTAAAATAGATCGTTGTTATGTCACTGGCAAAATGTCCTCTGATTAGATTGGTAGCTAGTGAGCTCCAGCCACCAATTTAACTTGTAAAGTCAAACTCACTTGGTTATTGTGCTTTTTAAAAGTACAATACCTTAAATACAATATTGAGGAAATCATGCTTTGAAACTTTTTCATACTTAACTTATTTTATCCAATGAATATCATTGATTGAGTTTTGAGTTACATAATTGCGAATTACGGCCTAAAGGATATAGCTTTTCTGATTCTGCTTTCCATTGCTCTTGGTTCATTGTTGTAAGCCTTGCATTTATATGCACGCAATGCAATGAAAGTGCTTCGAACTAAAACAGACCTGTCAACAATGTCTGTTGTCTTTTACCTAGATTTACTAAGTATTTTACAATGCGAAATTCTGCTTTGCTTTTTGTCTTCTGAAAATAACAGGTGTAAACTTGGTGTATTAAACAGCCTCTAACAAAATGCATTGTGGCCTGGGCCCACAGCAGTTAATCTTAACATTAATACTGTGTACTCAACTTCACTGACAGAAAAACATCACACTTAGCTAACACCGTAACAGTGTACCCTAAAGCGTAGCCTAACACTGTAACAGTTACCCTGAAGCGTAGCCTAACACTGTAACAGTGTGTCCTGAAGCGTAGCCTAACACTGTAACAGTTACCCTGAAGCATAGCCTAACACCGTAACAGTGTGCCCTGAAGCGTAGCCTAACACCGTAACAGTGTGTCCTGAAGCGTAGCCTAACACTGTAACAGTGTGTCCTGAAGCGTAGCCTAACACTGTAACAGTGTGTCCTGAAGCGTAGCCTAACACTGTAACAGTGTGTCCTGAAGCGTAGCCTAACACTGTAACAGTGTGTCCTGAAGCGTAGCCTAACACTGTAACAGTTACCCTGAAGCGTAGCCTAACACTGTAACAGTGTGTCCTGAAGCGTAGCCTAACACTGTAACAGTGTGTCCTGAAGCGTAGCCTAACACTGTAACAGTGTGTCCTGAAGCGTAGCCTAACACTGTAACAGTTACCCTGAAGCGTAGCCTAACACTGTAACAGTTACCCTGAAGCGTAGCCTAACACTGTAACAGTGTGTCCTGAAGCGTAGCCTAACACTGTAACAGTTACCCTGAAGCGTAGCCTAACACTGTAACAGTGTGCCCTGAAGCGTAGCCTAACACTAACAGTTACCCTGAAGCGTAGCCTAACACTGTAACAGTGTGTCCTGAAGCGTAGCCTAACACTGTAACAGTGTGTCCTGAAGCGTAGCCTAACACTGTAACAGTGTGTCCTGAAGCGTAGCCTAACACTGTAACAGTGTGTCCTGAAGCGTAGCCTAACACTGTAACAGTGTGTCCTGAAGCGTAGCCTAACACTAACAGTTACCCTGAAGCGTAGCCTAACACTGTAACAGTGTGCCCTGAAGCGTAGCCTAACACTGTAACAGTGTGTCCTGAAGCGTAGCCTAACACTGTAACAGTGTGTCCTGAAGCGTAGCCTAACACTGTAACAGTGTGTCCTGAAGCGTAGCCTAACACTGTAACAGTGTGTCCTGAAGCGTAGCCTAACACTGTAACAGTGTGTCCTGAAGCGTAGCCTAACACTGTAACAGTTACCCTGAAGCGTAGCCTAACACTGTAACAGTTACCCTGAAGCGTAGCCTAACACTGTAACAGTTACCCTGAAGCGTAGCCTAACACTGTAACAGTGTGTCCTGAAGCGTAGCCTAACACTGTAACAGTTACCCTGAAGCGTAGCCTAACACTGTAACAGTTACCCTGAAGCGTAGCCTAACACTGTAACAGTTTCTTGTGACATGATGAGATAAGGTATAAACCTTAGATCTGCAGGTAGCCTGGAGCTCGCCTGCTGCTGCTGTTACTTGCCAGTGACATTCGGCGGTTGGGAGAGCAGACAGGAGGGCTGTGCCAAGACACTGAGCTCAGTTCTCCTATTGAGTCCGGGCTCTGGGGCCTGCTCAGTCTCTTGAGGTCCGGCTTAGAGAAAGCCCTGGCTTGGCTGGCAACAAAGCTACAGCGTGGCTTCATGCTTATGGTCCCAGGGAAGGAGTCCCCACTGTCTGAGCCATTCCCCTCCATCACAGTGGAACAGTTCCAGGGGGCACTGACCCTCCGTGGTTTTCTCGCAATGACCGAAAGGGTCGGGCATGAGGAGGCATCCACCAGGGGTAGCACGGGTAGGGTGGGGTACACAGAGCCCCGTGACCCTGTGAAGTCCACGTGGCGGGGGAGAGGATCTACCTGGTGGGGAAGAGGATGCACGACAAGGTCCTCTGGCTCATCCTTCTTGTCCATAAGGGCAGAGCGTGTCGTTTCACGGCTGGTGTTCTTTGAGTTGCTGTTGTGCTCAGGACTTGACACTGCCTCATTGCTGGCTGTATTGTGGCTGTCTGTACCTGGCTTGACACCAGGGTCCATCTGAATGGGGACAAAGTTAGAGGATGCATTGAGGAGGGAGTACGTCGGTCCGTTGTCCTGCTTCTCTATCAGGAGTGTGTACCCACTGGGTGCGGTGGGGATAACAGGCTTGCGGCCCCCAGATGTTCCCCCCATGTTAACCTGTTTCACGTCAGAGTTTATTTTCAATTTGCTATGGTAGTGGTCATCATTGAGGTGTGGGTGGTAGGCTAGGATGCCCTTCTTGAGCTTCTTGTAGCTCAGGTGCATGATCTCCAAGAGGCTGAGAAAGAGGGAGACTGCAGCGATGCCCTGCATGAACATCATGAAAACAGTCTTCTCTGTGGGCCTGGAGACAAAGCAGTCCACCACGTTTGGGCAGGGCTCCCTCTCGCACTTAAACAAAGGGTCCAGGTGGTGGCCATAGAGGAGGTACTGGCCCACCATGAAGCCCACCTCCACCACAGAGCGGGTGACGATGTGGGCCACATAGGTCTGTAGCAGGGGCCCTCTCAGTGGGGCCTTGTTGAGCTTCCCCAGATCCAGctgtctcatctccctctcgATACGTCTCCGCACCTCGATCAGCTCCACGTCCACCACCTCCAGCTCCCGACGCAGAGCCGCCTTCTCAGTGCGGCGTGTCTTCTCCAGAGCTCGCAGCTGGTAGATGGCGTGGCCCATGTAAACCAGAGAGGGCGAGGAGACGAAGATAACCTGGAGAACCCAGAAGCggatgagagagatggggaaggctCTGTCGTAGCACACGTTGCGGCACCCTGGCTGTTCAGTGTTGCAGATGAAGTCGGCCTGCTCGTCGTTCCACACGTCCTCTGCAGCGACGCCAAGCACCAGCATCCGGAAGATGAACAGGATGGTCAGCCAGATCTTTCCCACCACGGTGGAGTGGATATGCACTTCCTCCAAGATCCCACCCAGGAAGTTCCAATCTCCCATCTTCACGCGGGTTTTGCTAATTGACGGGGAAAAGTATATGTTAAAAAGCAGAGACTATGAAAGTGGAATGTCAAGATGAAATGTAGGGTGAGGTCAATAATAATACATGGACAAACAATATAGCAATCATTATGGACAAACGAGGCTGAAAAAAGTCTAGGCTTAATTTTATTATAAAGTAGAATTGATGATGACTATGATAtaaaaaggggcaatctgcagttcctACATCAATTTTGGGATTTATAAATTAATgacatgtacccattgattcttgaagaatataacttctaaatgcctcatgagcttagttcaactgtcgtaccccatcagaaaccaaaatataagcttgttttactccaatgtttgtaaacagagTAAAGGTAAACAAACAATGTATAGCCTGAAAACATGGTTacaactataatgttgatatcatggatgatcagtcctatcatccatagctctgtctatcaATTTGAGAGTGGTAAAAAATGTCCAGCCCCGTCCCTCAGCTTTTTAACGAAACAGGCGCGGGGAAAACACTTtgctattgtttcaactgctgattgtcgCTTTAATAATCACTATAATATCACTTGCTAATCAAGGACTAACGATAACCATTAGTCCTAATTGAATGATCATTATGTAATACAATATCAAATGAAATAATAATTGACTAGTTACAGAAAAAATAATCATCCCCCCAAAATATGCAAATTACATTCATCAGAATGGAGTGCTCTTTGTGACTTTAAATCAGGAGGCCTCTGGTGGGAAAATAAGTTGTCCAGCAATTGTCTTCATTTGTATGTTAAAACTCAATCTAAAATCACATAAGTAAACTTACCTTTCATTTGGGAAATAATGTGTACATAAACAGACATTTTAGAACAAAATATTTGGATGTTTGATACAATCCTGTGGTCAATTTGTTTCTCTTCTTAGTAAACCATAGGATACCAGCCCAGAACCCCACAGCTGATGAAACGGAAACGAAACAAAAAGCAGCCCGTTGAGTTGGGTTGGTGAGAATTATATAGGCTGCCAAGAAAAATCTATAATACTATTAGTTGTCATTTACCTTGCAGCAGTATGAATGGACTGCCGGTGGTGGGGAGCCCTGCAGGTCATCGGGTAATGGGAGACCGCCAAAATATTCAATAGTTTGTCTATTTGTGGCTGCTCTCAGAGGACCTCAAACCCCCGTGACCCTCGGAGGCGCTCTAACCTGTGACGCCTGTAGTGGAATATGATGCGGTGTGTCCGATATACAGACACTGAGCCAGAGCACTGGCTTACCGCCTTTGGCCCCAGTGGCTCTGAGTGCATCTCTGCGGGGAACCAGTAGTTCAAGTAAAATATATCTGAAGTGGATTGATATGCCTGCCAGTGGTTACTAAGTGGTGTCTACTTTGGTAATAACTACAAAACAATTAGGAAACCATTCCTATTATTCATCAAGTCATAGTATTCATGTGTCAGAATTGTGTTGCAAAATTACTCAATTTGGAGAACGACAGTTGGCTCAAACTCAAATCTCAACAAACTACTGTTTACAGAATGTGTGAATTTCTTGAGGTTTCGTAGTGAGACAGACTGAATAGGAAAGTTAATTTTATTCATCCATGGGCCATGATAAGTTATTCATCATTGATAACCACACACCG from Coregonus clupeaformis isolate EN_2021a chromosome 17, ASM2061545v1, whole genome shotgun sequence includes these protein-coding regions:
- the LOC121586794 gene encoding gap junction alpha-9 protein-like, with the translated sequence MGDWNFLGGILEEVHIHSTVVGKIWLTILFIFRMLVLGVAAEDVWNDEQADFICNTEQPGCRNVCYDRAFPISLIRFWVLQVIFVSSPSLVYMGHAIYQLRALEKTRRTEKAALRRELEVVDVELIEVRRRIEREMRQLDLGKLNKAPLRGPLLQTYVAHIVTRSVVEVGFMVGQYLLYGHHLDPLFKCEREPCPNVVDCFVSRPTEKTVFMMFMQGIAAVSLFLSLLEIMHLSYKKLKKGILAYHPHLNDDHYHSKLKINSDVKQVNMGGTSGGRKPVIPTAPSGYTLLIEKQDNGPTYSLLNASSNFVPIQMDPGVKPGTDSHNTASNEAVSSPEHNSNSKNTSRETTRSALMDKKDEPEDLVVHPLPHQVDPLPRHVDFTGSRGSVYPTLPVLPLVDASSCPTLSVIARKPRRVSAPWNCSTVMEGNGSDSGDSFPGTISMKPRCSFVASQARAFSKPDLKRLSRPQSPDSIGELSSVSWHSPPVCSPNRRMSLASNSSSRRAPGYLQI
- the LOC121586812 gene encoding c-Myc-binding protein encodes the protein MAHYRASESKREQFRRYLEKAGVLDSLTNVLVALYEETEKPNNALDFLKHHLGVAGAEPADAEALRLELTELQKKWDLLMKENKDLRNRLLQYEPAPEDKAAE